DNA from Polaribacter sp. NJDZ03:
AGCTCTAAAATCCTATCAATCAATAAAAAAGGAGGTCTGTGAGGTAAGACTTCCATAATTTGATGAATATCCATTAAAGGAGGTAAATTCAAATCGTATTGAGGAACGTTATTTCTTTTTTCTTGCTTAATAATTTTGGCTAATTTCTTTGCAAAAGTAGTATTAATTAAATGTCCTGGTTTGTTTGCAATAACTTTACCTCTAATTCTAATACCAACTAAAGCTAAATCTCCAATTACATCTAATAACTTATGTCTTGCAGCTTCATTAGCCCAATGTAAAGTAAGATTGTCTAAAATACCGTTTGGTTTAACAGTTATATTATCTTTTTTAAATGCTGTTTTTAATTTTTCCATAGTTGCTGTAGACAATTCTTTGTCTACATAAACAATAGCATTGTTTAAATCACCACCTTTAATTAGATCGTGCTCTAAAAGCATTTCTATTTCATGTAAAAAACTAAATGTTCTAGCATCAGCAATTTCTTCTTTAAAATCAGAAATCTTTTCTAAGTTAGCATTTTGAGTACCTAATATTTTAGTACCAAAATCTACCATAGTTGTCACTTGGTATTCATCTGATGGCATTAAAATAATTTCACTTCCTGTAACTTCATCCTTAAAAGAAATAATTTCTTTTACTACATATTCTTCTATATCTGCATCTTGCTCTTGTATACCAGCACTTTCTAATGCTTCTACAAAATATTTAGAAGAACCATCCATAATTGGTGGTTCTGAAGAATCTAATTCTATTAAAAGGTTGTCTATATCTAAACCAACAGCGGCAGCCAAAACATGCTCTGTAGTCTGGATTTGAACACCATTTCGCTCTAAGTTTGTACCTCTTTGCGTATTTACTACATATTCTGCATTTGCCTCAATAATTGGAGATCCTTCTAAATCTATTCTGCTAAAAGCAAAACCATGATTAACAGGGGCAGGTTTTATAGTCATATTAACAGTGTTACCAGTGTGTAAACCTACACCAGATAAACTTACCTCTTTCTGAATTGTCTTTTGCTTCTTACTCATTTATTATCAGTTTTTGAGACTTCAACTCTTTTTCTATATTGTTAATTTTCGATGCTATTTTAGGTAAATTTCTAAAATAAACCGAACTTTTATTAAAATCTTGTATCTTAAATGCAGGTGAACCATTTACCATCTCATTATCTTTTAAACTTTTAGAGATACCTGCTTGGGCTAATATTTTTACATTATTACCTATAGTTATATGACCGGCAAAACCTACTTGTCCTCCAATCATACAATTTTCACCAATTTTGGTAGAACCTGCAATACCAGTTTGAGCTGCAATTACGGTGTTCTTACCTATTTCTACATTGTGGGCTACTTGTATTTGATTGTCTAACTTTACACCTTCATGTATAATTGTAGAGCCCATAGTAGCTCTATCTATTGTACACGCAGAGCCAATATCTACATTGTCTTTTATAATAACATTACCTATTTGAGGTATGGCAGTATATACGCCGTTTTTATCTGGTGCAAAACCAAATCCATCTCCACCTATAATAGATCCAGAATGAATTTTACAACTATTTCCTATTATTGTTTCAGAATAAATTTTCACTCCAGAGAATATAACGCAATTATCTCCCACAACTGTATTGTCTCCAATATAAGCATGCGGATAAATCTTTACATTGTCTCCTAAAACTACATTTTCTCCAATATACGAGAACGCACCAATATATTCATTAACACCTATTTTAGCCGAATCAGAAATAAAATGAGGTACTTCTCTACCTTGTTTGTTATTTTTAACTTCATTGTAAAATGCTAATATTTTAGAAAAAGCTTCATAAGCACTTTCTACTTTTATTAGTGTTACATTCACTTCTTTTTCCGGAACAAAAGTACTGTTAACAATAACTACAGATGCATTTGTAGTATATAAAAAAGATTTATATTTTAGGTTAGAGAGAAAGGTTAAAGAACCTTTTTCTCCTTCTTCTATTTTAGATAATTTAGAAACTTCTACATCAGAATTACCAACGATGTCACCTTCTAAAATATCTGCTATTTGTTGTGCTGTAAATTTCATTAATCGCAAAAATATAAAATTTATAGTGATTTGGCTAATCTCATTCTATTTTGGATAACAAATAAAGTATTTTATTACTGGATTTGTAAGCGCTTGTAAATTTAATTGATCTGATGCTTTGGCAATATCTCTTAGTTTTCCCTTTTTATTCAGAATAAAAATAGGTTTTTCTTGCTGATATGCTTGATTTTCTATTTTTTTGGTGAAAACAAAATATTTTACTTCGTTTTCTGAAAGCTCCAATTTTTTTGAAACTTTATTTATTTTTTTATTTAATTCAGCCGTTTCAAACTCCTTTTGTTGAATTTCTATACGCAACAATTTTCTATCAACAATCATTTTAGATAATAAAGATAAAATTTTATCACTATGATTTGTCCATTCTTTTATGGCAGACATTACATCATAATCATCTAATTTAGAAAACATTTCTAACGTTTCATCAGTAAAGTTCTCTTGTGATATTTTTTTATATAGAAAATAACGTAAAGAAGTACTTGCAAATAATTCCACGCCATTATCCGCCAATTCTTTTGCTCTTTTTAAAACATTAACCAGCATATTTTCTGCTACCAAACCTGTTTTATGTAAATATACTTGCCAATACATTAATCGTCTAGCAATTAAAAAGTTTTCTACAGAATAAATTCCTTTTCCTTCAATAACTAATTCATCGTCTTTTACATTCATCATGGCAATTAACCGATCGGAAGAAATATTACCTTCTGTAACACCTGTGTAAAAACTATCGCGTTTTAAATAATCTAATCTGTCTATATCTAATTGACTAGATATAAGCTTGCACAAAAACTTTCTAGGATATTTCCCTTCAAATATTTCGATTGCTATATCTAACTTTCCATTAAACTCATCATTTAGCTTTCTCATAAATTTTAATGAAATTTCTTCATGAGAAATGCCATTTACAATACTATGCTCTAAAGCATGCGAGAAAGCTCCATGACCAATATCGTGCAATAAAATTGCTATATACAAACCATTTTCTTCTTCTTCAGAAATTTTTACCTGCTTAAAACGTAAAACTCTTACTGCTTTTTGCATTAAATGCATGCAACCAATTGCATGATGAAAACGGGTGTGATTAGCTCCTGGATACACCAAGTTAGAAAAACCCATTTGGGCAATTCTTCTTAAACGTTGAAAATAACGATGTTCTATTAAATCAAAAATTAAAGTATTTGGTATTTGTATAAACCCATAAATAGGATCATTCAAAATCTTTAATTTATTATGTTTTTTATTCTTCAAATGAGTGTTTTTATCAATCTATGGCAAAGTACAAATTAATGCCACGAACCAGCAAATTTAAAGTTTTAGTTTTTTCTGAAAGCAATTATGTTTAGAAAATAGAAATTTGTTAAGAAAATAAAATAAATAGCGCTATTTATACTAAAAATTCTAGGTTTCAATTATTTGTAAGTATGCCAAAATTGGCAATATTTTATCATTTTTAAAGTCAAAAAAGTATAACTTTTAATTACTTTTATCATTAAATGATAAAATGATAAACAAAAATATGAGCAGTATACAAATTTTATGGGTAGATGATGAAATAGAGTTATTAAAACCGCACATTCTTTTTTTGGAACGTAAAAATTATAAAGTAACTACTTGTACTAATGGCGCAGATGCTATTGATTTAGTAGGTGAACAAAATTTTGATATCGTTTTTTTAGATGAAAACATGCCTGGATTAACAGGCTTAGATACACTTGCAGAAATTAAACAAATACATGCAAATTTGCCTGTTGTTATGATTACAAAAAGTGAAGAAGAGTATATAATGGAAGAAGCAATTGGTTCTAAAATTGCAGATTATTTAATAAAACCAGTAAACCCAAATCAAATATTATTAAGTTTAAAAAAGAACTTAGATCATTCTCGTTTAGTTTCAGAAAAAACCACTTCTAACTATCAGCAAGAATTTAGAAAAATTTCTATGGATTTAGCCATGGTAAATTCTTATGAAGAATGGATAGATCTTTATAAAAAATTGGTGCATTGGGAGTTAGAGTTAGAGAATATTAGCGACCCTGGAATGTTAGGTATTTTAGAAAGCCAGAAACAAGAAGCCAATAGTCAGTTTTTTAAATTCATCAAAAAAAATTATGAAGATTTTTTAACAGCACACGACAAACCAACTTTTTCTCATACACTTTTTAAAAACTATGTGGTACCAGAATTAAGTAAAGACCAAGGGGTTTTGTGGGTTGTAATTGATAATTTACGTTACGACCAATACCGAATTTTAGAGCCTTTAATTAATAACCATTACAAAAAGGACCAAGAATATTCTTATTTCTCTATTTTACCAACAGCAACCCAGTACGCTAGAAATGCTATTTTTTCAGGTTTGATGCCTTCTGAAATGGAAAAACGTCATCCAACTTTTTGGAAAAATGATACCGACGAAGGCGGAATGAATTTGTTTGAAAACGATTTCTTAGCAGCACAAATAAAACGTTTAGGGTTAGATATTAAACACGAATACTATAAAATTACCACGCTAAAAAACGGTAAAGAGTTAGCCGATAATTACAACGGAACTAAACAAAACGATTTAACTGCTGTTGTGTATAACTTTGTAGATATGTTGTCGCATTCTAAAACAGAAATGGAAGTAATAAAAGAATTGGCTGGAGACGATAAAGCATACAGAAGCCTTACGTTAAGCTGGTTTAAAAACTCGCCATTGTTCGAGATTATTCAAAAAGCCCAACAATTAGGTCAGAAATTAATTATTACTACAGACCACGGAACCATTAATTGCAAAAACCCAACCAAGGTAATTGGCGATAAAAACATTAGCGCTAATTTACGTTACAAAACTGGTAGAAGTCTTTCTTACGAAGAAAAAGACGTGTATGCAGTAAGAAACCCAAAAGATATCTTTTTACCAACTATTGCAATGAATAGTCCATTTATTTTTGCTAAAGAAGACCTGTTTTTTGCATATCCTAATAACTTTAATCACTTTGTAAAATACTACAAAAACACCTATCAACATGGCGGAATTTCATTAGAAGAAGTCATTATTCCGTGCGCAGTTTATAGTCCGAAGTAAAGAGTTTACATTTATTTTCTATTGATTCTATAAAATTATAGTTTCAATTATTAGAAGCTATTTTCTATCTTCAATACTCGATTTTTTTTTGATAAAGAAGTAAAAAAAAGCTCAAACAAAAGCTAGTCTTTGTCTTAACAAAAGATTCAATCATAGCTAAAATTCTTTGCTAACAAAATTAATTATAGAAAAGTCTGATAGGTTTTAAATACTTGTCAGACTTTTTACATTTAACAAATTGAGTAGTAAAAACATATCGTTATTAATAATCTTTAATAACTTTATATATTATTGACAGAAAACAGTAACAAAATACTGAATACTTTTTATATTTTTGTCTTTATGAACAAAAACTATTCTTTAGACAATTTATCTGAAGTTGCAGCAGAACTTATTTCATCCGTAGAAAATAAAACTTTATTGTTTTACGGACAAATGGGCGTTGGCAAAACAACACTTATTAAAGAGATCTGCAAACAGTTAGGTGTTTTAGACAACATATCCTCTCCTACTTTTTCATTAGTTAATGAATATCAGACTAAAAATAATGAAAAAGTTTTCCATTTCGATTTTTACAGAATTACAGACCAAGAAGAAGCTTTAGACATGGGAATTGAAGAATATTTAGATAATAATGATTGGTGTTTAATAGAATGGCCAGAAAATATAGAAAATTTACTACCTTTAGAGGCTGTTCAAATTTATTTGACTATTTTAAATAACGAACAACGAAACATTCAACTTAAATAACCTAACTATGAGTTCATTTTCTCCTTTCAGTAAAGAAGAATTGCTTCCGCAAGAAGAAATGTTGGAAATTAAAAGGCAAAAAGGAGAACTATTTATTGGTTTGCCTAAAGAAACCCATTTAGGCGAAAAACGAGTTTGTTTGACGCCAGATGCCGTTTCTGCATTATGTGCTCACGGACATAGAGTTGTAATAGAAACAGGTGCAGGAGATAATGCAAATTATGCAGATAGAGAATATTCTGAAGCAGGTGCTAAAATTTCTTACGATGTAGAAGAAGCTTTTAAATGTAATATTGTCTTAAAAGTTGCACCCCCCACAGAAAGTGAAATTGATTATATGAATCCGCAAACGATTCTAATTTCTTCTTTGCAGTTAAAAACTCAAAACAAAAAATACTTTGAGTGTTTATCAAAAAAAAGAATTACTGCTGTTGCCTTCGATTATATTAAAGACGACCATAACACGTATCCTATTGTAAAATCTTTAAGTGAAATTGCAGGTGCCGCTTCTGTATTAATTGCAGCAGAATTAATGAGCGGAATTAATAAAGGAAACGGACTATTATTGGGTAATATTGGTGGCGTTCCGCCTTCTAGCGTTGTTATTTTTGGTGCCGGAACTGTTGGTGAATATGCAGCAAAAACTGCTATTGGCTTAGGTGCAAGAGTAAAAGTTTTTGATAATTCTATTAGTAAATTACGTAAACTACAAGATTCTTTAAGCGCCCCTATTTACACATCTACACTGCAGCCAAAGTCGGTTGCAAAGGCATTAATGCGTGCAGATGTAGCAATTGGAGCAATAAGAGGTAAAAATAGATCGCCCATTTGTGCTACAGAAGAGATGGTAGAAACCATGAAAGAAGGAGCTGTAATTATAGATGTTAGTATAGATAGAGGTGGTTGTTTTGAAACCTCTAATGTAACTACACATAAAACACCTACTTTTATAAAACATGGTGTTGTACATTACTGCGTACCAAATATTCCTGCTCGTTATGCAAGAACAGCTTCTTTATCTATTAGTAATATTTTTACCCCATATTTATTAAATATTGCAGAAGAAGGCGGTTTTGAAAATGCCGCTCGTTTTGATAAAAGTTTACGAAACGGAATGTATTTCTATCACGGAATTCTTACAAACAAAACAGTAGCAGATTGGTTCGATTTGCCTTACAGAGATATTAATTTATTAATTATTTAACCTCCCTCATAACAACAATATTTTTCTATTATAAACATTTATTAATATGAGACATTTAAAACCTAAAACGAGTAACTTAAATAGATTTTTTAAATCTATATTTTTTGTTGCTGCGTTATTACTTACATCTTCTATCTTTTCTCAAACGGTAATTGTAGACGATACTAAAACAACAGAACAACTTACAAACCTACTGATAGATAATTCTTGTATAAATCTAACTGATGTAGCTATTTCTTCTAGTAAATCTGTTGCCACTTTTAATAATAATAGTGGTAGTTTTCCTATTTCCGAAGGAGTTATCATAAGAACAGGTAATGCTAAAGATACGGAAGGACCTTTTACCAATACTAAATTAAGTAGTGAAATTTCTACAAGTGGAGATGCTGATTTACAAAGAATTAGTAACAATGACGGAAATACAAAGAATATTACTGATGTAGCTTTCTTAGAATTTGACTTTACACCAATAGATAAAGAATTTAGTTTTAATTACATATTTGCCTCTAATGAATATGGTACATTTCAATGTGTAGGAAGAGATCTTTTCGCCATAATATTAACAGATTTAAGTACTGGAAAATCAACAAACATAGCAACCTTACCCGACAATGCAAATATATCTGTAAAAAATATAAAAAATAACTTATATAATGGTGAGTGTAATTCTAATAATGAAGATTCCTTTGGATCATATTATGACCTTAAAAGTCTTAATACTATAATTAATATGAGGGGCTTTTCTAAAATTCTAAATGCCTCTGCAACCGTAGTTCCTAATACTAAATATAACATAAAATTTGTAATAGGAGATTACGATAATTCAGATTATGATTCTGCTGTTTTTATAGAAGCAGGAAGTTTTAATAATACTTTAAATTTAGGAGGAAATAAGGAACTTTGCGGAGGAGATGATGTTATTATAGATTCTGGTTTTTCTAAAACAGATGGCTTTAATTTTGAATGGACTAAAAATGGTACTCCATTAACAGATAATGGAACTAAAATTACAGTAAATACTATAGGTACATATGCACTAACAATTACATCTTTAACAGACCCTAGTTGTCTATTAACCGATGAAATAAAAATAGAAACAATTAAAGCGACAGATCCTGGAATTATTAAAATATGCACAGAGCTTACAACTTCTAATATTTCAAAAGAAGTAGATAATAAAATACTAAATGGATTAGAAGCTAAAGATCATACTATTATCTATTATGAAAATGAGGAAGATGCTACAAAAAATCAAAATTCAATTACAGATCCTACAAAATACCCAATAACAAGTAATACATTTAAACTTTGGGCTAGACTTTCTAACAATACTAAAACTTGTTTTGATATTGTTAATTTTAATGTAGAAGTTACTGCAAAAATTTTAGTAGAAAAGTTGCCAATTGCTTATTATGTCTGTAGTGAATTTATATTACCACCATTAAATAATGGTGCAAAATATTTTACAAGTTATTGGGGTAAAGGAACAGAATTGTTTCCTGGACATAAAATTACAGAGCAAAGCTTAATTTATTATAATATTGGAGGTGTTAGTACATGCTTTTCAGAAGAATTTTTTAGAGTTTATTTTATTGATGATTATGTAAGAAAATTAGAATCAGAATTAGTACAATGTGAATTTTTCACAATACCGAGTACACCTTTTGGAAGATTTTATAGTAAAAAAAATGGTGTTGGAGATCCATTGAAAACAAATCAGAAAATTACAAAAGACACAACTATTTACCTTTATTCTGAGTTAAATGGAGCATTTTGTAAAGATATAGAATTCAATATAACGATACTTCCATCACCTCCAGTAGATGTTTTAGACCCAATAATAACTTGTGATTCTGTAACTTTAGAGAGTTTAACTAATGGAAACTATTATACTGGTCCAGATGGTACTGGTGAACAATTAAATGTAGGTGACATAATATCAGAAACACAACTTGTTTATATCTATAATAAAGACTTAGTTACAGGGTGTGAAAACGAAAGTATGTTAGATATAACAATTATAAAAAAAGAAGACATTGAAGAATGTGAAAGTTATACAATACCTGATACAATTGGAAAATATTACACAGACAGCACCAAATTGAATGAAATAATTCCAGGGACTACAATAACTTTAACACAAACGGTCTTTTATTATGCAGATGAAATAACAACTACTCCTAATTGTACCGGTTATGATATAGAAATTAAAATTAATCAACTTCCAGAAGTAGACTCACTAAGCGATTTTATAAATTGTGAAAATGACTTACCAAAACTACCTAAATTAACAAATGGAAAATATTACACAGAACCTGAGGGATTAGGTGATGAACTCTTAGAAGGAGATGAAATAAGTACCTCACAAACAATTTACATTTATAATAAAGATTTAATTACCAATTGTCCTAATGAAACAAGTTTTTTAGTAACAATTATACCTGTTCCTACAATACCGGTTTTCTTTGATAAACCTGTGTGTGAACCATATAAATTACCTGCTTTAAGTTCTGGTGGAAAATATTTTACAGAAACCAATGGAAAAGGTATAGAATTGAAACCAGGTGACCTAATTACAGAAACTAAAGACATATACGTCTATTATCAAGCCCCAGAATTGGCTACTTGTGATAATGAAGCTATTTTTAAAGTAACTCTTTTAGAAATACAAGTGGACGTTCTTGATGATATAAAAGCTTGTGAATCATTTATACTACCAAAGTTAACAAAACCAGGAGGCTATTATAAAAATACTGATAAAACAGGACCTTTAAATGCGGGTGATGTAATTACAACAGATCAAACAATCTATATTATTGGTAATAATATAAGATTTACTGATTGTCAAAATATAAGCTCTTTTGATGTAAGAATTTTTACTGAACCAAATTTAGGAACATTAAAAAACATAGAACTATGTGGTTCTGTCACATTGCCTACAATTACATTACCAAACATTATAATAGAATACTATAGAGATAAAGCTAAAACCGATTTAATAGACCCAACTGAATATACTATTACAGAATCTGGATTGAAAGATATTTATGTACACGCATATCAAGAAGAAAACCCATCTTGTTCTGTAGATGATATGTTTTCAATAACAGTACATCCTTTATTAGATTTTAATGTACAAGGAGGGGCTATTTGCGTTGATCCACTAACTAACCAAACTATTAATCCTTTTTTAATAGAATCAAAGTTAGATGCCAGTGTTTATGATATAAAATGGTATTTAGACGGTGATCAGATAAATATAACCTCTGATGCTAATTGGAACGCAACAAAAGCAGGAACTTACAGAATAGAAGCTACTAGAATAGACCCTATTAATAATAATGATTGCGATTACAATCCAACAGAAGTAGTTATAGTAAGTTCTAATCCTGAATTTGAAATTAATGTATTAAGTGATAATTTTTCTAACTTATATGCTATAGAAATTATTACAATTACGGAAGGTATTGGTAACTATAGATATTCTTTAGATGGTAAAAGTTTTCAAACTTCTAATATATTTGATAATATTAAACCAGGTAATTATACAATTTTAGTTGAAGACCTTACAAGTATTTGTAATGATATAAAACTTGAGTTTACCGCATTAAATAACCCAATTTATTTTGATCCTAATAAAGATGAATGGAATATTACAGACTTAAAAGATGATCCAACAGCAACCATAGATATTTTTGATAGATTTGGTATATTTATAAAAACTATAAAACCGAGTGGTTCTGGTTGGAATGGGGTAAGTAGTAACGGAAATAGAATGCCAAGTACAGACTATTGGTATGTTTTAAAATATACAGACGAAGATGGAAATCCTGCAATTTTTAGATCGCACTTTTCTTTAATAAGAAAATAAGTAATATTATTTAAAACTGATTAAAAGACTTAAATTTGCATTTCAAAATTATACAATGCTCATTAAACGAATAGGATATTATTTAGTAGGTTTATCATTAGGCTCTATTGCTGTATATTTTTTCTGGCAAAAGAAACAAGCTACTTTCGATTACGGAATGGATGCCAGAACCCTAAAATCTATTAGAATTAAAGAACGCTTATTTTCTGATGACGCTAAAAATGCGATGCATAAATATGATATTGATTCTTTAAAAATTAACACTATTTTATATACTGGTGATGTTGATTTTGGAAATAGCAAACCTAGACAAGAACCTTGCCCTGAATATTATATTACAGGTACTAAAGAATTAGAAAAAATTAGCTTGTTAGTTAAACGTTGTGAAACTACTTCTACTATCGAAAAAATTATTGTAAAATAGTATTGTTTTGTAATTATCTATAAATTGACAATTACAGTATATATATCTTAAAAAAAAGTCCTTTCTATTAAAATAGAAAGGACTTTTTTTTTATTCAGTTTTTAAATTTTCATGATAATATTTCTCAATCTTATCTACATTTTTAATTGTTTTCTTTACCCAATCAAAATATAAAACCTCTTTTTCTTCTTTGGTTAATTGCCAATCTACAGAAGAGTTTCTTAACTTAGTAGTTACGTCTTGCAAAATAATAGCTGCAGCAACAGATATGTTTAAGCTCTCTGTAAACCCAACCATAGGTATTTTTAAAAACCCGTCTGCTTGTTCTTTTACATAGTCTGAAACGCCCTCTGCTTCTACTCCAAATACAAAAGCAGATTTTTTAGTAACATCAAAATCTTGTAATAAACAAGAATCGTTGTGCGGCGTCGTTGCAATAATTTGATACCCTTGCTCACGTAAATGATCTAAACAAACTTTGGTATTGTCTCCGTC
Protein-coding regions in this window:
- a CDS encoding bifunctional UDP-3-O-[3-hydroxymyristoyl] N-acetylglucosamine deacetylase/3-hydroxyacyl-ACP dehydratase — protein: MSKKQKTIQKEVSLSGVGLHTGNTVNMTIKPAPVNHGFAFSRIDLEGSPIIEANAEYVVNTQRGTNLERNGVQIQTTEHVLAAAVGLDIDNLLIELDSSEPPIMDGSSKYFVEALESAGIQEQDADIEEYVVKEIISFKDEVTGSEIILMPSDEYQVTTMVDFGTKILGTQNANLEKISDFKEEIADARTFSFLHEIEMLLEHDLIKGGDLNNAIVYVDKELSTATMEKLKTAFKKDNITVKPNGILDNLTLHWANEAARHKLLDVIGDLALVGIRIRGKVIANKPGHLINTTFAKKLAKIIKQEKRNNVPQYDLNLPPLMDIHQIMEVLPHRPPFLLIDRILELSDTHVVGMKNVTMNENFFVGHFPGSPVMPGVLQVEAMAQCGGVLVLHTVPDPENYLTYFMKMDKVKFKQKVLPGDTLTFKCELITPIRRGICHMQAYAYANGKIVAEAELMAQIARKK
- the lpxD gene encoding UDP-3-O-(3-hydroxymyristoyl)glucosamine N-acyltransferase gives rise to the protein MKFTAQQIADILEGDIVGNSDVEVSKLSKIEEGEKGSLTFLSNLKYKSFLYTTNASVVIVNSTFVPEKEVNVTLIKVESAYEAFSKILAFYNEVKNNKQGREVPHFISDSAKIGVNEYIGAFSYIGENVVLGDNVKIYPHAYIGDNTVVGDNCVIFSGVKIYSETIIGNSCKIHSGSIIGGDGFGFAPDKNGVYTAIPQIGNVIIKDNVDIGSACTIDRATMGSTIIHEGVKLDNQIQVAHNVEIGKNTVIAAQTGIAGSTKIGENCMIGGQVGFAGHITIGNNVKILAQAGISKSLKDNEMVNGSPAFKIQDFNKSSVYFRNLPKIASKINNIEKELKSQKLIINE
- a CDS encoding HD domain-containing protein: MKNKKHNKLKILNDPIYGFIQIPNTLIFDLIEHRYFQRLRRIAQMGFSNLVYPGANHTRFHHAIGCMHLMQKAVRVLRFKQVKISEEEENGLYIAILLHDIGHGAFSHALEHSIVNGISHEEISLKFMRKLNDEFNGKLDIAIEIFEGKYPRKFLCKLISSQLDIDRLDYLKRDSFYTGVTEGNISSDRLIAMMNVKDDELVIEGKGIYSVENFLIARRLMYWQVYLHKTGLVAENMLVNVLKRAKELADNGVELFASTSLRYFLYKKISQENFTDETLEMFSKLDDYDVMSAIKEWTNHSDKILSLLSKMIVDRKLLRIEIQQKEFETAELNKKINKVSKKLELSENEVKYFVFTKKIENQAYQQEKPIFILNKKGKLRDIAKASDQLNLQALTNPVIKYFICYPK
- a CDS encoding bifunctional response regulator/alkaline phosphatase family protein, translating into MSSIQILWVDDEIELLKPHILFLERKNYKVTTCTNGADAIDLVGEQNFDIVFLDENMPGLTGLDTLAEIKQIHANLPVVMITKSEEEYIMEEAIGSKIADYLIKPVNPNQILLSLKKNLDHSRLVSEKTTSNYQQEFRKISMDLAMVNSYEEWIDLYKKLVHWELELENISDPGMLGILESQKQEANSQFFKFIKKNYEDFLTAHDKPTFSHTLFKNYVVPELSKDQGVLWVVIDNLRYDQYRILEPLINNHYKKDQEYSYFSILPTATQYARNAIFSGLMPSEMEKRHPTFWKNDTDEGGMNLFENDFLAAQIKRLGLDIKHEYYKITTLKNGKELADNYNGTKQNDLTAVVYNFVDMLSHSKTEMEVIKELAGDDKAYRSLTLSWFKNSPLFEIIQKAQQLGQKLIITTDHGTINCKNPTKVIGDKNISANLRYKTGRSLSYEEKDVYAVRNPKDIFLPTIAMNSPFIFAKEDLFFAYPNNFNHFVKYYKNTYQHGGISLEEVIIPCAVYSPK
- the tsaE gene encoding tRNA (adenosine(37)-N6)-threonylcarbamoyltransferase complex ATPase subunit type 1 TsaE; protein product: MNKNYSLDNLSEVAAELISSVENKTLLFYGQMGVGKTTLIKEICKQLGVLDNISSPTFSLVNEYQTKNNEKVFHFDFYRITDQEEALDMGIEEYLDNNDWCLIEWPENIENLLPLEAVQIYLTILNNEQRNIQLK
- a CDS encoding alanine dehydrogenase, with protein sequence MSSFSPFSKEELLPQEEMLEIKRQKGELFIGLPKETHLGEKRVCLTPDAVSALCAHGHRVVIETGAGDNANYADREYSEAGAKISYDVEEAFKCNIVLKVAPPTESEIDYMNPQTILISSLQLKTQNKKYFECLSKKRITAVAFDYIKDDHNTYPIVKSLSEIAGAASVLIAAELMSGINKGNGLLLGNIGGVPPSSVVIFGAGTVGEYAAKTAIGLGARVKVFDNSISKLRKLQDSLSAPIYTSTLQPKSVAKALMRADVAIGAIRGKNRSPICATEEMVETMKEGAVIIDVSIDRGGCFETSNVTTHKTPTFIKHGVVHYCVPNIPARYARTASLSISNIFTPYLLNIAEEGGFENAARFDKSLRNGMYFYHGILTNKTVADWFDLPYRDINLLII
- a CDS encoding choice-of-anchor L domain-containing protein, whose protein sequence is MRHLKPKTSNLNRFFKSIFFVAALLLTSSIFSQTVIVDDTKTTEQLTNLLIDNSCINLTDVAISSSKSVATFNNNSGSFPISEGVIIRTGNAKDTEGPFTNTKLSSEISTSGDADLQRISNNDGNTKNITDVAFLEFDFTPIDKEFSFNYIFASNEYGTFQCVGRDLFAIILTDLSTGKSTNIATLPDNANISVKNIKNNLYNGECNSNNEDSFGSYYDLKSLNTIINMRGFSKILNASATVVPNTKYNIKFVIGDYDNSDYDSAVFIEAGSFNNTLNLGGNKELCGGDDVIIDSGFSKTDGFNFEWTKNGTPLTDNGTKITVNTIGTYALTITSLTDPSCLLTDEIKIETIKATDPGIIKICTELTTSNISKEVDNKILNGLEAKDHTIIYYENEEDATKNQNSITDPTKYPITSNTFKLWARLSNNTKTCFDIVNFNVEVTAKILVEKLPIAYYVCSEFILPPLNNGAKYFTSYWGKGTELFPGHKITEQSLIYYNIGGVSTCFSEEFFRVYFIDDYVRKLESELVQCEFFTIPSTPFGRFYSKKNGVGDPLKTNQKITKDTTIYLYSELNGAFCKDIEFNITILPSPPVDVLDPIITCDSVTLESLTNGNYYTGPDGTGEQLNVGDIISETQLVYIYNKDLVTGCENESMLDITIIKKEDIEECESYTIPDTIGKYYTDSTKLNEIIPGTTITLTQTVFYYADEITTTPNCTGYDIEIKINQLPEVDSLSDFINCENDLPKLPKLTNGKYYTEPEGLGDELLEGDEISTSQTIYIYNKDLITNCPNETSFLVTIIPVPTIPVFFDKPVCEPYKLPALSSGGKYFTETNGKGIELKPGDLITETKDIYVYYQAPELATCDNEAIFKVTLLEIQVDVLDDIKACESFILPKLTKPGGYYKNTDKTGPLNAGDVITTDQTIYIIGNNIRFTDCQNISSFDVRIFTEPNLGTLKNIELCGSVTLPTITLPNIIIEYYRDKAKTDLIDPTEYTITESGLKDIYVHAYQEENPSCSVDDMFSITVHPLLDFNVQGGAICVDPLTNQTINPFLIESKLDASVYDIKWYLDGDQINITSDANWNATKAGTYRIEATRIDPINNNDCDYNPTEVVIVSSNPEFEINVLSDNFSNLYAIEIITITEGIGNYRYSLDGKSFQTSNIFDNIKPGNYTILVEDLTSICNDIKLEFTALNNPIYFDPNKDEWNITDLKDDPTATIDIFDRFGIFIKTIKPSGSGWNGVSSNGNRMPSTDYWYVLKYTDEDGNPAIFRSHFSLIRK